Proteins encoded within one genomic window of Besnoitia besnoiti strain Bb-Ger1 chromosome II, whole genome shotgun sequence:
- a CDS encoding putative elongation factor 1-gamma (encoded by transcript BESB_040900) yields MRWQKLLTPKDDVRGRKVQLVAAFLDLALQTPPFTVGKDDKDPAFLAKSPLGRLPLLESELAGGVCLVESNAICRYLARLRADKGLYGETLAEQGEVDMWLDFSTLEVEVPMCCLVQGGKVAERAQSDLTRALTAVNAHLKTRTFMVGENITIADLCLVTVLSYGFRSGKVDEQSILAKHPHLKRWYETLVNQKAFKKVFGEAKAAASGAAKAQAAPAKEAKSAPAAEEPAKKPAVKCELDLLPEPSMDLNEWKRVYSNTKDLYGTAMKWFWEHLDKAGYSLWYMRYQKLEGECTVAFVTSNQLGGFMQRIDPAFRKYSFGVIDVMGENSNFDIEGIWLFRGQDVPSLMKDHPSYEYHTWRKLDADNEKDRKMVADYWCACEEIEGRPIADSKVWK; encoded by the coding sequence atGCGTTGGCAGAAACTTCTTACTCCGAAGGACGACGTCCGGGGCCGAAAGGTTCAGTTGGTGGCGGCCTTTTTAGATTTGGCGCTGCAGACTCCCCCCTTCACGGTGGGGAAGGACGACAAAGATCCCGCGTTTTTGGCGAAGTCGCCTCTgggtcgtctgcctctgctcgAGTCTGAGCTGGCTGGCGGCGTGTGCCTCGTGGAGAGCAACGCGATTTGCCGCTACTtggctcgtctgcgcgcagACAAGGGCCTCTACGGCGAGACGCTCGCGGAGCAGGGCGAAGTCGACATGTGGCTCGACTTCTCGACGCTGGAAGTCGAGGTCCCGATGTGCTGCTTGGTGCAGGGCGGCAAGGTCGCGGAGCGTGCGCAGAGCGATTTGACGCGCGCGCTCACCGCCGTCAACGCGCACCTGAAGACGCGCACTTTCATGGTCGGCGAGAATATCACGATTGCCGACTTGTGCCTGGTCACTGTCCTCAGCTACGGCTTCCGCTCGGGCAAGGTCGACGAGCAGAGTATCCTCGCGAAGCACCCGCACCTGAAGCGGTGGTACGAGACGCTCGTGAACCAGAAGGCCTTCAAGAAGGTCTttggcgaggcgaaggcggccgccagcggagCTGCcaaggcgcaggccgcgcccgcaaAGGAGGCCaagagcgcgccggcggcggaggagcccgCGAAAAAGCCGGCGGTGAAGTGCGAGTTGGACTTGCTGCCTGAGCCGAGCATGGACTTGAACGAGTGGAAGCGCGTCTATTCCAACACGAAGGACTTGTACGGAACCGCGATGAAGTGGTTTTGGGAGCACCTCGACAAGGCGGGCTACTCGCTCTGGTACATGCGCTACCAGAAGCTCGAGGGGGAGTGCACTGTGGCGTTTGTCACCTCGAACCAACTCGGCGGCTTCATGCAGCGCATCGACCCCGCCTTCCGCAAGTACTCCTTCGGCGTGATTGACGTGATGGGCGAAAACAGCAACTTCGACATCGAGGGCATCTGGCTTTTCAGAGGCCAAGACGTGCCCAGCCTGATGAAGGATCATCCCTCGTACGAGTATCACACCTGGCGCAAACTCGACGCCGACAACGAAAAAGACCGAAAGATGGTCGCCGACTACTGGTGCGCCTGCGAGGAAATCGAGGGCCGCCCCATCGCCGACAGCAAGGTGTGGAAATAA
- a CDS encoding hypothetical protein (encoded by transcript BESB_040910), with protein sequence MAHSEETLQQFMAATGVADRHVAAHYLEMAAGDGNAAALLFFDQQDEGLPPAPAPAPAALAPPRARRVGGGDTVGGAADGASASGCEEAGALASFSSSIASSMSALSSCFSPAASPEKPRGGRSREEDSPRKPDPAYSQTLLTQPLYGDRSDDDPTTAAEAVALPSSLTVSMDAGSSAFAGLYEPPKDLVCTLPFAKAKEICVQTGRWLLVNIQKADEFECHKLNRDIWRAEVVQDLLKEFFVFWQRAESNHEGSIFCELYKVTAFPHIAVIDPRTGRSLKQWRARRFSEAVGAQSELFEFIERQQQITEAKAKSTPSDQTPPSSFSSSSSSSSSSRAAPPGSSPCASAPSPSSSTSSASASRAVVGESVRGSSERDAHGQAERRRAAEACAESRRVPDLQALREKRLKALESRQRVAEDD encoded by the exons ATGGCGCACTCCGAGGAGACGCTTCAACAGTTTATGGCGGCCACAG gcgtcgccgaccGCCACGTCGCCGCGCACTACTTGGAA aTGGCCGCGGGGGACGgcaacgccgcggcgcttctcttctttgATCAGCAGGACGAAGGCCTTCCGCCCGCTCCCGctccggcgcctgctgccctcGCCCCTCCGAGAGcccggcgcgtcggcggcggcgacacggtgggcggcgctgccgacggcgcctccgcttccggctgcgaggaagcgggcgcgctggcctctttttcttcctcgatCGCCTCGTCGATGTCGGCGCTCTCTTCGTGCTTCTCCCCCGCGGCGAGCCCCGAaaagccgcgcggcggccgcagccgcgaagaagactcCCCGCGGAAACCCGACCCTGCGTACAGCCAGACACTCCTCACCC AGCCTCTCTACGGCGACCGGTCCGACGACGACCCCACCACGGCAGCTGAGGCAGTGG CGCTGCCCTCGAGTCTCACGGTGTCGATGGACGCGGGCAGCTCGGCGTTCGCGGGGCTCTACGAGCCGCCGAAAGACCTCGTCTGCACGCTGCCCTTTGCCAAG GCAAAGGAGATCTGCGTGCAAACAGGTCGCTGGCTGCTCGTGAACATTCAAAAGGCTGACGAATTCGAATGCCACAAGCTGAATCGCGACATCTGGCGCGCAGAAGTTGTCCAG GACCTGCTGAAGGAATTTTTCGTTTTTtggcagcgcgcggagtcgAACCACGAAGGCAGCATTTTCTGCGAGCTCTACAAA GTCACCGCGTTTCCGCACATCGCCGTCATCGACCCGCGCACCGGGCGCTCGCTGAAGCagtggcgggcgcggcgcttctcagaAGCCGTTGGCGCGCAGTCCGAGC TTTTCGAGTTCAtcgagcgccagcagcagatCACCGAGGCGAAAGCCAAGAGCACGCCGTCTGACCAAacgcctccttcttcgttttcttcttcatcttcgtcctcttcttcctcgcgggcTGCTCCCCCAGGGTCCTCGCcgtgcgcctcggcgccgtctccctcctcttcgacttcctctgcctctgctaGTCGGGCGGTTGTCGGCGAGTCGGTTCGCGGCTCGAGTGAGCGCGACGCCCATGGCCAagcggagcgacggcgggcggcagaggctTGCGCAgagtcgcggcgcgtgcccgatttgcaggcgctgcgcgagaagcgcctcaAGGCGCTCGAGTCCCGGCAGCGAGTCGCGGAAGACGACTGA
- a CDS encoding hypothetical protein (encoded by transcript BESB_040920), whose product MPFQPRSPVRRAPCNEARDSIFSVSLKTARLSALSPLAVPSESPLTSSEAPSSPPSSAAFAASAALTPPKETPEAWRAAYSARSAARAHPEARAPAQAVGRSEHSSFAVSAAAAFWRSYVAASGIVFTGPAEAKARAGNRQEEKESQEIEAEEEADVEAEEEADVEAEEEADVEAEEADVEAEEAADVEAEEAADVEAEEEADVEAEEEADGVVKEAEEEDQANGEVREEEEEGSEGMRDDEEIDAGNVMKEEEQEETNDEVREEQEEAEADDLVEEGEEYEAGEENIDQMRGEEEEDANEVMNELEEEADGAAEKEEDEADEEDDEIDEAPEDEVDEEEGDEGVREEDDVVEEEEEEASDDEVQGEDWKAECSPEESQRDSGARATAGEAHHDEDASGASRTGALLGPLEGEAEESAEKEEAKGSSEAKEEDRGESSREFRCELPAEDASEHAWETAERRENEREGRHTQHAFRLEETGDDERARLAAASSADRWLAKGEYSACVLENSQRGETQEPAESQPPQAGDEVEEESRRRDECEASAVDFSELEQEERDRGKGAQVGGETPEAATAEASEGSLTELDTCSLTPSKTEAPHARLRPRNADCLHPCSASSLGSGESASSSAAAAAAAPSGVRHSGLLAERSASKRRPREVVMLSLPTRAPRLPLAASLSSSFARLPADARRHALAASLSASRPPHVPDDAASEPETSDAESEGESDGSRAPAAQMPALPSPLAALLLALKLAASPLLPRSVSGREEAQRKRPAPEETESPRKRHQASSPAAPAAAEAREGDETGGEEPGAACVSGEAQGGEKRGKKAVAAVRPRELFHPYLVVLLGCAAAKDVAATLHLLRAISLMETSRRSEEVHSGEAHKEGKEGQGSTETAPSTELGDLRLALNAAIVAVTLFSPRAHREASLCARGEKVEKNSEEDTRETREREEGAAECGAVVFEEFCLRPLLRLVRSPAELSRLLHVAAAALSGAPLPIASMPGGEGSGEHNDEKGAEKREEELQGLSHVLGQRFSFLHLSFFARGDSPDDDEASQKDAATPARSPETSPPDGAEYSSPFSAGHFSLVATSTPSKLLAPIPSLLASSRSTLGLCLLFAAVLYVHHRMRDPRRRTPNALLLSPPRASSASASQRGAFSICSCERRGAGSSAGGSSSAASLLSGLCLAPQQGSSLPAICEACLSPFFVFLVLAAENMRISQAENDQPRVLGGGGSSRRGRTCDARGYRGPVSRLGRRPQPLLRPRLWSPTSGVGSAVAADAGGDGSQEGSLSSGREARRAEGNEARGKNEKKSGVAQASAFAPRDVKRAFQFMLRLYDRDSERATK is encoded by the coding sequence atGCCGTTCCAACCCCGCTCGCCTGTTCGACGCGCGCCGTGcaacgaggcgcgcgactcaATCTTTTCGGTTTCTCTGAAGactgcgcggctctccgctctctcgcctctggcCGTGCCCTCGGAGTCTCCGCTGACGTCCAGCGAAGctccctcttcgccgccgtcttccgccgcattcgccgcctccgcggcgctgaccCCCCCGAAGGAGACTCCGGAGGCGTGGCGAGCCGCTTActctgcgcgcagcgcggcgagggcgcatcctgaggctcgcgcgcccgcgcaggctGTCGGACGCTCAGAACACTCTTCTTTCGcagtctctgcagcagctgccttcTGGCGGTCTTACGTCGCAGCCTCAGGCATCGTCTTCACAGGACCAGCGGAAGCGAAAGCGCGGGCCGGCAACCGACAGGAGGAAAAAGAGTCTCAAGAAatagaggcagaagaagaagcggatgtagaggcagaagaagaggcggatgtagaggcagaagaagaagcggatgtagaggcagaagaagcggatgtagaggcagaagaagcagcggatgtagaggcagaagaagcagcggatgtagaggcagaagaagaagcggatgtagaggcagaagaagaagcggatgGTGTTGTaaaggaagcagaggaagaagaccaAGCGAACGGTGAagtgagagaagaagaggaggaagggagcGAGGGAATGAGAGACGATGAAGAAATAGACGCGGGCAATGTTatgaaagaagaagagcaagaagaGACAAACGATGAAGTTCGAGAAGAacaggaagaagcagaagccgACGACCTTgtggaggaaggagaggaataTGAAGCTGGTGAAGAGAATATCGATCAAatgcgaggagaagaggaagaagatgcgAATGAGGTAATGAACGAattggaagaagaggcggacggcgctgcggagaaagaagaggacgaagcagaTGAAGAAGATGATGAGATCGATGAAGCGCCGGAAGACGAGgtcgacgaagaagaaggagacgagggagtgagagaagaagacgatgttgtcgaggaagaagaggaagaagcttCGGACGATGAAGTGCAAGGAGAGGACTGGAAGGCAGAGTGCAGCCCCGAAGAGTCGCAAAGGGACtccggcgcgagagcgaccgcgggcgaagcgcatcacgacgaagacgcaagCGGTGCTTCGCGGACGGGAGCTCTGCTTGGGCCTTtggagggagaggcagaggaaagcgcagaaaaggaggaagcgaaaggcagcagcgaggcgaaagaagaagacagggGAGAGTCATCGCGGGAGTTCCGCTGCGAACTGCCAGCAGAAGACGCGTCTGAGCACGCCTGGGAGACAGCTgagcgcagagagaacgaaAGAGAAGGGCGACACACCCAGCACGCCTTTCGGttggaggagacaggcgacgacgagcgcgcgagactcgccgccgcaAGCAGCGCAGACCGTTGGCTCGCGAAAGGCGAGTactctgcatgcgttctGGAGAACTCGCAGCGGGGCGAAACGCAGGAGCCAGCTGAAAGTCAGCCCCCGCAGGCCGGAGACGAAGTCGAGGAAgagtcgcggcggagagacgagTGCGAGGCTTCCGCTGTGGATTTCAGCGAACTGGagcaagaggagagagatCGCGGGAAGGGCGCACAAGTCGGCGGGGAGACACCAGAAGCGGCCACGGCAGAAGCCAGCGAAGGCTCACTGACCGAACTCGACACCTGCTCTCTAACTCCCTCGAAGACTGAAGCGCcacacgcgcgtctgcggccgcggaatGCTGACTGTCTCCACCCTTGTTCAGCTTCTTCCTTGGGGTCTGGTgagtctgcgtcttcgtctgctgctgccgctgcggcggcaccGTCGGGAGTGCGACACTCCGGTCTTCTCGCAGAGCGCTCTGCTTCCAAGAGGAGACCCCGGGAGGTTGTGATGCTTTCGCTGCcgacccgcgcgcctcgcctccctctcgcggcgtcgctttcttcttccttcgcgcgcctgccagcggacgcgcggcggcacgcgctggcggcctctctctctgcgtctcgccctccccaCGTTCCAGACGACGCAGCATCCGAGCCGGAAACGAgtgacgcggagagcgagggcgagagcgacggcagccgcgcgcccgccgcccagatgcctgcgcttccttctcctctggctgcgctgctgctcgccctgaagctcgcggcgtcgccgcttctgccgcgGAGCGTCTCcggacgcgaggaggcgcagcggaaaaggcccgcgcccgaagagacagagagcccGCGCAAGAGACACCAGGCTTcctcccctgcggcgcccgccgcggctgaagcccgagaaggcgacgagaccGGTGGAGAAGAGCCGGGGGCCGCATGTGTGtctggagaggcgcagggagGCGAGAAAAGGGGAAAAAAGGCCGTGGCGGCCGTTCGCCCGCGGGAGCTCTTCCATCCGTACCTCGTCGTGCTGCTCGGGTGTGCCGCTGCGAAGGacgtcgccgcgacgctgcaTCTTCTGCGCGCGATTTCCCTCATGGAGAcctcgcggcgaagcgaggaggTCCACAGCGGGGAGGCTCACAAGGAAGGAAAGGAGGGACAAGGCAGCACTGAAACGGCGCCTTCGACTGAGCTCGGGGACCTCCGCCTCGCACTCAACGCGGCGATCGTCGCGGTCactctcttctcgccgcgcgcgcacagagaggcctctctgtgcgcgcgcggagaaaaagtcgaaaaaaacagcgaagaagacacgcgagagacgcgagagagggaagagggAGCCGCCGAGTGCGGCGCAGTTGTGTTTGAGGAATTCTGCCTCAGgcctctcctgcgcctcgtccgctCTCCCGCAGagctctcgcgccttctgcacgtcgccgcggccgccctctCAGGCGCCCCGCTTCCGATTGCTTCGATGCCTGGCGGAGAAGGCAGTGGCGAGCACAACGACGAAAAGGgagcagaaaagagagaagaggagctACAGGGCCTCTCGCACGTCCTCGGGCAGCGCTTCTCATTCTTGCACCTTTCCTTtttcgcgcgaggcgacagcccAGACGACGATGAGGCGAGCCAAaaagacgcggcgacgcccgcgcgatCGCCAGAGACCTCGCCGCCTGATGGCGCAGAATAttcttcgcctttctctgCCGGACACTTTTCTCTTGTTGCCACGTCGACCCCCTCCAAGCTCCTCGCCCCGATCCCTTCGCTGCTTGCGAGTTCGCGCAGCACGCTGGGGCTGTGtctgctcttcgccgctgtgctgtacgtacaccacAGGATGCGGGAtccgaggaggcgcacgccAAACGCTCTTCTGCTTTCCCCTCCTcgggcctcctctgcgtctgcttcgcagcGAGGAGCGTTTTCcatctgcagctgcgagcgccgcggtgcaggcagctccgcgggcgggtcttcctccgctgcgtctcttctttccggACTCTGCCTTGCGCCACAGCAAGGCTCGTCTCTGCCGGCGATCTGCGAGGCGTGCCTCAGTCcattcttcgtcttcctcgtgcTCGCCGCTGAGAATATGCGAATCTCTCAAGCGGAGAACGACCAACCCCGCGTGctgggcggaggaggaagcagccgGCGTGGCCGAACCTGCGATGCCCGAGGATATAGGGGTCCCGTTTCCCGACTCGGGCGTCGGCCCCAGCCCCTTCTGCGACCGCGTCTCTGGAGCCCAACTAGCGGTGTGGGGTCCGCGGTCGCTGCCGACGCGGGGGGAGATGGAAGTCAGGAAGGATCGCTGAGCTCAGGAAGGGAGGCGAGACGAGCGGAAGGCAATGAGGCGCGAGGAAAGaacgagaagaaaagcggGGTAGCGCAGGCGAGTGCCTTCGCACCTCGGGATGTCAAACGGGCCTTTCAGTTCATGCTGCGTTTGTACGACCGGGACTCCGAAAGAGCGACGAAATAG
- a CDS encoding hypothetical protein (encoded by transcript BESB_040930) has translation MLLRATGACPDREDGGAATTEPAPSVSACAPSAATAEEPKGLGRLAETNEATGRPEGPNHANTEASRDAEKSGDIRQIAAQLGVDLHAFSGGVLHVLDRDSLSRMTDEAIVQRVLDLQTLLTDLTYQVEAARVSNLALQRENDTLRASLASLQSQAEEARLSRPYAQEKASAAAAVSAACQAQFRVAELRAAAATSDAPRPGALVAAKALAAAESDNEAL, from the exons atgctgctgcgcgcgacaggcgcctGTCCTGACCGCGAAgatggaggcgcagcgaccacggagcctgcgccgagtgtctctgcctgcgcaccttccgcggcgaccgccgagGAGCCCAAGGgcctcgggcgcctcgcggagacAAACGAGGCTACCGGGCGGCCGGAAGGCCCAAACCACGCAAAcacagaggcgagccgcgacgcagagaagagcggAGACATCCGCCAGatcgctgcgcagctcggcgTGGACTTACATGCCTTCTCGGGCGGCGTCCTTCATGTCCTCGACCGCGACAGCCTCAGCag AATGACCGACGAGGCGATTGTCCAGCGCGTGCTCGATCTGCAGACGCTTCTCACCG ATTTGACCTACCAAGTGGAGGCAGCTCGCGTCTCGAATTTGGCGCTTCAGCGCGAAAATGACACACTGcgggcctcgctcgcctcgctgcagtcgcaggccgaggaggcgcggctgtcgcgcccgTACGCGCAAGAGAAGGcctcagccgctgcagcagtgtCTGCGGCGTGTCAGGCGCAGTTTAGGGTCGCTGAGctgcgagctgctgccgcgacgAGCGACGCCCCGCGCCCTGGCGCCCTcgtggcggcgaaggcgctcgccgcagcggagagtGACAACGAGGCCTTGTAA
- a CDS encoding ribosomal protein RPL37A (encoded by transcript BESB_040940) — MAKRTKKVGVVGKYGTRYGASLRKQVKKIELQQHAKYSCPFCGKMATKRQAVGIWKCRGCAKTMTGGAWTLQTAAAATVRSTVARLRKQLGEAQNA, encoded by the exons ATGGCGAAGCGCACGAAGAAG GTCGGAGTCGTCGGCAAATACGGAACGCGCTACGGTGCTTCGCTGAGGAAGCAGGTGAAGAAGatcgagctgcagcagcacgccAAGTACTCTTGCCCCTTTTGCGGCAAG ATGGCGACTAAGCGCCAAGCCGTCGGCATCTGGAagtgccgcggctgcgccaaGACGATGACCGGTGGTGCGTGGACTCTGCagaccgccgctgcggcgacggttCGCTCAACTgtggctcgcctgcgcaagCAGCTCGGTGAGGCTCAGAACGCATAA
- a CDS encoding histone H2AZ (encoded by transcript BESB_040950), whose product MDGAGKVGGKVGGKVGGKVGGMGKGGKGKSGSGKGKKAPLSRAARAGLQFPVGRVHRMLKSRISSEGRVGSTAAVYASAILEYLTAEVLELAGNASKDLKVKRITPRHLQLAIRGDEELDTLIKATIAGGGVIPHIHKSLMTKGPSTQPMKKAKK is encoded by the exons ATGGACGGAGCTGGGAAAGTAGGCGGAAAGGTTGGAGGAAAGGTCGGAGGCAAAGTCGGTGGTATGGGGAAGGGAGGAAAAGGCAAGAGTGGAAGCGGCAAAGGCAAGAAAGCCCCCCTTTCGCGTGCGGCTAGAGCCGGTCTTCAGTTTCCCGTCGGTCGTGTTCACCGTATGCTGAAGAGCCGCATCAGCTCTGAAG GTCGTGTCGGCTCCACCGCCGCGGTGTACGCCTCCGCCATCCTGGAGTACTTGACTGCCGAAGTTCTTGAGTTGGCGGGAAACGCCAGCAAGGATCTGAAAGTGAAAAGAATTACTCCGCGTCACTTGCAGCTCGCCATCAGAG GTGACGAAGAACTGGATACTCTGATCAAGGCGACGATTGCGGGAGGTGGTGTCATTCCTCACATTCACAAGTCGCTGATGACTAAGGGTCCGTCGACGCAGCcgatgaagaaggcgaagaaatAA